One Hippoglossus hippoglossus isolate fHipHip1 chromosome 13, fHipHip1.pri, whole genome shotgun sequence genomic window carries:
- the gpr4 gene encoding LOW QUALITY PROTEIN: G-protein coupled receptor 4 (The sequence of the model RefSeq protein was modified relative to this genomic sequence to represent the inferred CDS: inserted 1 base in 1 codon), producing MCNISFCEVDSKVDQFFQPTLYIIVIVLGLPTNCMALWAAYMQVRQRNELGIYLINLSVADLLYITTLPLWIDYFLQHDDWIHGQESCKLFGFIFYTNIYVSIAFLCCISLDRYLAVAYPMRFAKVRRIKTAVMVSAMVWIIEIVANXAPLFHDELFQDRFNHTFCFEKYPMQDWVAGMNLYRTFLGFLAPWTAMLVAYRGILAAVRCNVSTERQEKAKIQRLALSLILIVLLCFGPYHILLLVRSVMFLRKPCDCGSEESLYAAYHVSLALTSLNCVADPILYCFVNEGARHDVGRALSAMISVACHKGSCSSPAHGDVLNAGSVTMVTPLAAKKQHCVYADSGKTSTYKTELVALKEECLQMTILSVRK from the exons AGTTCTTCCAGCCCACGCTCTACATCATAGTCATCGTCCTGGGGCTGCCCACTAACTGCATGGCTCTGTGGGCGGCCTACATGCAG GTGCGCCAACGCAACGAGCTGGGCATCTACCTGATCAACCTGTCGGTGGCCGACCTCCTCTACATCACCACTCTGCCTCTGTGGATCGATTACTTCCTGCAGCACGATGACTGGATCCACGGTCAGGAGAGCTGCAAGCTGTTCGGCTTCATCTTCTACACCAACATCTACGTCAGCATCGCCTTCCTCTGCTGCATCTCGCTGGACAGGTACCTGGCGGTGGCGTACCCTATGCGCTTCGCCAAGGTCCGACGAATCAAAACAG CCGTCATGGTCAGCGCCATGGTGTGGATCATCGAGATCGTCGCCA TCGCTCCTCTCTTCCACGACGAGCTCTTCCAGGATCGCTTCAACCACACCTTCTGCTTTGAGAAGTATCCCATGCAGGACTGGGTGGCCGGGATGAACCTCTACAGGACGTTCCTGGGCTTCCTGGCGCCCTGGACGGCCATGCTGGTGGCCTACAGAGGGATCCTCGCTGCAGTGCGCTGCAACGTCTCAACTGAACGCCAGGAGAAGGCCAAAATTCAGCGCTTGGCTCTGAGTTTGATCCTGATTGTGTTGCTGTGCTTCGGACCGTaccacatcctcctcctggtgCGGAGCGTCATGTTCCTGAGGAAGCCGTGTGACTGTGGCTCGGAGGAGAGCCTGTACGCAGCGTACCACGTGTCGTTAGCGCTGACCAGCTTAAACTGTGTCGCTGACCCCATTTTGTACTGTTTCGTCAATGAGGGCGCTCGGCACGACGTCGGCCGAGCCCTGTCAGCGATGATCTCTGTGGCCTGCCACAAGGGCTCCTGTTCCTCACCAGCGCACGGCGACGTGCTGAATGCCGGTTCGGTTACGATGGTGACGCCACTGGCGGCGAAGAAGCAGCATTGCGTGTATGCTGACAGTGGCAAGACGAGCACTTACAAGACAGAGCTGGTGGCTCTGAAGGAAGAGTGTCTACAGATGACCATCCTCAGTGTCAGGAAGTGA